Proteins encoded in a region of the Dehalococcoidales bacterium genome:
- a CDS encoding class II SORL domain-containing protein, whose translation MKQFGELFQTADWKTEKHIPVIECPDRVKAGELFPVKVTLGKEIAHPNTTEHHIRWISVYFHPEGEKFTYQIGNFEFSAHGESTEGPDKSSIYTHHEVSLSIKTGKAGVIYASALCNIHGLWQSAKEVTLG comes from the coding sequence ATGAAACAATTTGGAGAACTATTCCAGACCGCCGATTGGAAAACAGAAAAGCATATTCCCGTAATCGAGTGCCCGGACCGGGTCAAGGCCGGTGAACTATTCCCGGTAAAAGTTACCCTGGGCAAGGAAATCGCCCACCCCAACACCACCGAGCATCATATCCGCTGGATTTCGGTATATTTCCATCCGGAGGGAGAAAAGTTCACCTATCAGATCGGGAACTTTGAATTCTCGGCCCACGGCGAATCTACGGAAGGCCCCGATAAAAGCTCGATCTACACTCACCATGAGGTGAGCCTGTCCATCAAGACGGGTAAAGCCGGCGTCATCTATGCCTCAGCCCTTTGCAACATTCACGGACTCTGGCAGTCGGCCAAAGAGGTAACCCTGGGGTAG
- the dps gene encoding DNA protection during starvation protein → MAKVAIEMVERAGINVKELLQLLVNNAAAELTTYYYYTILRANLIGLDGETIKEIAETARIEDRNHFEALVPRIYELGGKLPESMVDFHDCSACPPAALPENPRDITAMLTVLVEAERCAVRGYTNICNITAGKDHRTYDLALSILNEEIQHESWFSEFLGEGPSGHFLRRGETSPFVSKFLR, encoded by the coding sequence ATGGCGAAAGTAGCTATAGAAATGGTAGAAAGGGCTGGAATCAATGTAAAAGAACTGCTCCAATTACTGGTCAACAATGCCGCGGCCGAGTTAACAACTTATTATTACTATACCATTCTCAGGGCGAACCTTATTGGACTGGATGGTGAGACGATCAAGGAAATTGCGGAGACCGCCAGGATCGAAGACCGTAACCACTTTGAGGCGCTTGTTCCCCGGATATACGAGCTGGGTGGTAAATTACCGGAGAGCATGGTCGATTTTCATGACTGCTCGGCTTGCCCACCCGCCGCCCTGCCTGAGAACCCCAGGGACATAACCGCAATGCTCACGGTACTGGTAGAAGCGGAAAGATGCGCGGTCAGGGGGTATACGAACATCTGCAATATTACCGCCGGTAAAGACCATCGCACCTATGACCTGGCGCTATCTATCCTCAATGAGGAGATACAGCACGAGTCCTGGTTTTCCGAGTTCCTGGGTGAAGGCCCTTCCGGGCACTTCCTGAGACGCGGTGAGACTTCTCCCTTTGTTTCCAAGTTTCTGAGGTAG
- a CDS encoding VOC family protein, which yields MAQFNGVNHLAMATGDMDETIRFWRDLLGMRLVAGLGQPGYRHYFFEISGTDLIAFFEWPGVEPVPNKEHGRPVKGPFIFDHVSFGVASEDDLWELKDRLEAAGFPVSDVIDHGFIHSIYAHDPNGIPIEFSHNVPGIDIRKSPQMRDKAPSPVTLAGAEPQERVWPGVTQSTPSEKRVVYPGAGSELFHGKTVP from the coding sequence ATGGCGCAGTTTAACGGGGTAAACCACCTGGCGATGGCTACCGGAGACATGGATGAGACCATCCGTTTCTGGAGGGACCTCCTTGGGATGCGGCTTGTTGCCGGACTGGGGCAGCCGGGATACCGGCATTACTTCTTTGAAATTTCCGGGACTGACCTCATCGCCTTTTTTGAATGGCCGGGGGTTGAGCCGGTGCCAAACAAGGAACACGGCCGCCCGGTAAAAGGGCCGTTTATTTTTGACCATGTGTCCTTCGGTGTTGCCAGCGAAGATGACCTCTGGGAGCTTAAAGACAGGCTTGAAGCCGCCGGCTTCCCGGTATCCGATGTCATTGACCACGGGTTCATTCACTCTATCTATGCCCATGACCCCAATGGTATCCCCATCGAGTTTTCCCATAATGTGCCCGGAATTGATATCCGCAAAAGTCCCCAGATGAGAGACAAAGCGCCATCTCCGGTAACACTGGCCGGCGCCGAACCTCAGGAAAGGGTATGGCCCGGAGTAACGCAGTCTACGCCTTCAGAGAAGCGGGTAGTCTATCCCGGTGCCGGGAGTGAACTGTTCCACGGCAAGACTGTCCCCTAA
- a CDS encoding type 1 glutamine amidotransferase domain-containing protein — NGKRVAILAEDDFEDSELLEPMKAMQDADARVVVVGSGSKPKYRGKRGGEVMADTTADKVKAEDFDVIIIPGGYAPDKMRLHPPMIDIVRQAYQAGKVVAAICHGPQLLISAEVVRGKRVTSWPSVAIDLQNAGAQWIDEPVVIDGNLITSRKPADIPRFNKAIIESVTVKQGQ, encoded by the coding sequence AATGGAAAACGCGTTGCGATTCTAGCCGAAGATGATTTTGAGGACTCCGAGCTTTTGGAGCCAATGAAAGCGATGCAAGACGCTGACGCCAGGGTGGTGGTTGTGGGTAGCGGGTCAAAACCAAAGTACAGAGGGAAAAGAGGCGGAGAGGTAATGGCGGACACAACTGCGGATAAAGTTAAGGCTGAAGACTTTGATGTCATTATCATTCCCGGGGGTTACGCCCCTGACAAGATGCGTCTCCATCCACCCATGATTGATATTGTCCGGCAGGCTTACCAGGCTGGTAAAGTTGTCGCCGCTATTTGTCACGGGCCCCAACTGCTCATATCAGCCGAAGTGGTCAGGGGAAAGCGCGTCACCTCCTGGCCGTCGGTGGCAATTGACCTCCAGAATGCCGGTGCCCAGTGGATTGACGAGCCGGTGGTCATTGATGGCAACCTGATTACCTCCCGCAAACCGGCTGACATTCCCCGCTTCAATAAAGCGATCATTGAATCTGTAACGGTAAAGCAAGGCCAGTAA